One genomic segment of Acanthochromis polyacanthus isolate Apoly-LR-REF ecotype Palm Island chromosome 9, KAUST_Apoly_ChrSc, whole genome shotgun sequence includes these proteins:
- the mapre2 gene encoding microtubule-associated protein RP/EB family member 2 isoform X2 — MAVNVYSTSITQETMSRHDITAWVNDILCLNYTKVEQLSSGAAYCQFMDLLFPGCISLKKVKFQAKLEHEYIHNFKLLQASFKRMNVDKIIPVEKLVKGRFQDNLDFIQWFKKFFDANYDGKEYDPVAARQGQDAIPPPDPGEQIFNLPKKSHHAASSPTAGASRSTSVTPKSSTPTSRPSSAKKTPATAATPAKGEKELEAQVTHLTEQVNTLKLALEGVEKERDYYFSKLREVELLCQEQGEENALFVDRLMEVLYASDEQERAELAEGDGQEEDQQAHEEAPDDQQEEQDEY; from the exons ATGGCGGTCAACGTATATTCTACCTCAATAACCCAGGAGACTATGAGCAGGCATGACATTACTGCCTGGGTTAACGATATTCTCTGCCTAAACTATACGAAAGTGGAGCAGCTCTCCTCAG GAGCTGCCTATTGTCAGTTCATGGATCTCCTCTTCCCTGGCTGCATCAGTCTTAAGAAGGTCAAGTTTCAAGCTAAATTGGAGCACGAATACATTCACAATTTCAAATTGTTGCAGGCGTCCTTCAAACGAATGAATGTGGACAAG ATTATTCCTGTGGAGAAATTGGTGAAAGGCAGATTTCAGGACAATCTCGATTTTATCCAGTGGTTTAAGAAATTCTTTGATGCCAATTACGATGGTAAAGAGTACgatccagttgcagccagacaGGGTCAGGATGCCATCCCTCCACCTGACCCTGGTGAGCAAATCTTCAACCTGCCAAAGAAGTCTCACCATGCAGCCAGCTCCCCTACTGCAG GAGCATCCAGGTCAACTTCTGTCACTCCCAAGTCTTCAACACCAACATCCAGACCCTCATCGGCCAAAAAGACTCCTGCAACTGCAGCAACCCCTGCTAAGGGAGAAAAAGAACTGGAAGCACAGGTCACACATCTTACTGAGCAG GTGAACACATTAAAGTTGGCACTGGAAGGTGTGGAGAAGGAGAGGGACTACTACTTCAGCAAGCTGCGAGAGGTGGAGCTGCTGTGCCAGGAACAGGGAGAAGAAAATGCCCTGTTTGTCGATCGACTAATGGAGGTCCTTTATGCCTCAGACGAACAG GAGCGAGCAGAGCTGGCTGAGGGTGACGGACAAGAAGAGGACCAGCAAGCCCATGAGGAGGCACCAGATGATCagcaggaggaacaggatgaatACTGA
- the mapre2 gene encoding microtubule-associated protein RP/EB family member 2 isoform X1, with protein MPGPTQALSPNGENNNDIVPDNGTNIIPYRKNTVRGERAYSWGMAVNVYSTSITQETMSRHDITAWVNDILCLNYTKVEQLSSGAAYCQFMDLLFPGCISLKKVKFQAKLEHEYIHNFKLLQASFKRMNVDKIIPVEKLVKGRFQDNLDFIQWFKKFFDANYDGKEYDPVAARQGQDAIPPPDPGEQIFNLPKKSHHAASSPTAGASRSTSVTPKSSTPTSRPSSAKKTPATAATPAKGEKELEAQVTHLTEQVNTLKLALEGVEKERDYYFSKLREVELLCQEQGEENALFVDRLMEVLYASDEQERAELAEGDGQEEDQQAHEEAPDDQQEEQDEY; from the exons ATGCCCGGTCCCACCCAAGCCCTTTCCCCAAATGGAGAGAATAACAACGACATCGTCCCGGACAACGGAACCAACATCATTCCTTACAGGAAAAATACAGTGCGGGGAGAGCGCGCCTACAG tTGGGGGATGGCGGTCAACGTATATTCTACCTCAATAACCCAGGAGACTATGAGCAGGCATGACATTACTGCCTGGGTTAACGATATTCTCTGCCTAAACTATACGAAAGTGGAGCAGCTCTCCTCAG GAGCTGCCTATTGTCAGTTCATGGATCTCCTCTTCCCTGGCTGCATCAGTCTTAAGAAGGTCAAGTTTCAAGCTAAATTGGAGCACGAATACATTCACAATTTCAAATTGTTGCAGGCGTCCTTCAAACGAATGAATGTGGACAAG ATTATTCCTGTGGAGAAATTGGTGAAAGGCAGATTTCAGGACAATCTCGATTTTATCCAGTGGTTTAAGAAATTCTTTGATGCCAATTACGATGGTAAAGAGTACgatccagttgcagccagacaGGGTCAGGATGCCATCCCTCCACCTGACCCTGGTGAGCAAATCTTCAACCTGCCAAAGAAGTCTCACCATGCAGCCAGCTCCCCTACTGCAG GAGCATCCAGGTCAACTTCTGTCACTCCCAAGTCTTCAACACCAACATCCAGACCCTCATCGGCCAAAAAGACTCCTGCAACTGCAGCAACCCCTGCTAAGGGAGAAAAAGAACTGGAAGCACAGGTCACACATCTTACTGAGCAG GTGAACACATTAAAGTTGGCACTGGAAGGTGTGGAGAAGGAGAGGGACTACTACTTCAGCAAGCTGCGAGAGGTGGAGCTGCTGTGCCAGGAACAGGGAGAAGAAAATGCCCTGTTTGTCGATCGACTAATGGAGGTCCTTTATGCCTCAGACGAACAG GAGCGAGCAGAGCTGGCTGAGGGTGACGGACAAGAAGAGGACCAGCAAGCCCATGAGGAGGCACCAGATGATCagcaggaggaacaggatgaatACTGA